Proteins encoded together in one Benincasa hispida cultivar B227 chromosome 1, ASM972705v1, whole genome shotgun sequence window:
- the LOC120091197 gene encoding LOW QUALITY PROTEIN: putative F-box protein PP2-B12 (The sequence of the model RefSeq protein was modified relative to this genomic sequence to represent the inferred CDS: substituted 1 base at 1 genomic stop codon), producing the protein MDINQLPVECISSILAFTSPKDACRSAAVSPAFRSAVDSDALWTNFLPSDYQQIISQASSSSSSLFLNSLSKKALYFHLCDHLLFIGSGNSSFALEKESGKKCYMIGARDLDIIWGNSPEYWTWKSIPSSRFPQVAELEIVWWLEIKGKIEARNLSSKTKYAAYFVFNLVENPYXRHGFQIRPVSLEVHFEGAEVEEEGKKRVILDPPQGSLLVYEERSDGWMEIEMGEIFNELGDDGSIVFHLKEIDNFISKGGLIVEGIEIRPKND; encoded by the exons ATGGACATCAACCAGCTACCGGTGGAGTGCATTTCTTCCATTCTGGCGTTCACCTCGCCGAAGGACGCCTGCAGATCCGCCGCCGTGTCGCCGGCTTTCAGATCCGCCGTCGATTCCGACGCTCTGTGGACCAATTTTCTGCCGTCCGATTACCAGCAGATTATTTCTCAGGCTTCGTCTTCATCTTCGTCTTTGTTTCTGAATTCCTTGTCCAAGAAGGCTCTTTACTTCCATCTCTGCGATCATTTGCTTTTCATCGGCTCTGGAAATTCG AGTTTTGCATTGGAGAAAGAGAGCGGCAAGAAATGTTATATGATAGGAGCAAGAGATTTAGACATTATTTGGGGGAATTCACCCGAATATTGGACATGGAAATCCATCCCTTCATCAAG GTTTCCTCAAGTGGCTGAGTTAGAAATCGTGTGGTGGCTTGAAATCAAAGGAAAGATAGAAGCTAGAAATTTAAGTTCCAAAACCAAGTACGCAGCTTACTTTGTATTCAATCTTGTGGAAAACCCTTATTGACGTCATGGATTTCAGATAAGACCTGTTTCTTTAGAAGTTCATTTCGAAGGGGCAGAGGTTGAAGAGGAAGGGAAGAAAAGGGTAATTTTGGACCCTCCCCAAGGATCTCTTTTAGTTTATGAAGAAAGATCAGATGGGTGGATGGAAATTGAAATGGGTGAAATCTTCAATGAATTAGGAGATGATGGCTCAATTGTTTTCCATTTGAAAGAGATTGATAACTTCATAAGTAAAGGTGGGTTAATTGTTGAAGGAATTGAGATTAGACCTAAAAatgattaa